Proteins found in one Haloferax litoreum genomic segment:
- a CDS encoding magnesium transporter: MTVRDVAVEAYKEALPALAASLVGGLIAGVVLGGMRAELRAVPGLLVLVPALLATRGNVYGSLGARIATALHQGLIEPYVTGADERLRAAATAALANGVLTSTFASIMAFFLLTFLGQRVAPLPILVGIAIVAGLLSGIVLTVVVVTVVFAGYRRGRNPDTIVGPLVTTTGDVFGILFLLIAVRTVLAIAGVF; this comes from the coding sequence ATGACGGTGCGAGACGTGGCAGTCGAGGCCTACAAAGAAGCCCTCCCTGCACTCGCGGCGAGTCTCGTCGGTGGCCTCATCGCCGGCGTCGTCCTCGGCGGGATGCGCGCCGAACTCCGTGCGGTTCCGGGTCTCCTCGTCCTCGTGCCTGCACTGCTCGCGACCCGCGGGAACGTCTACGGGTCGCTGGGTGCTCGTATCGCCACGGCACTGCATCAGGGTCTCATCGAACCCTACGTCACCGGTGCTGACGAGCGACTTCGGGCCGCCGCGACGGCGGCACTCGCCAACGGTGTGCTGACGAGCACCTTCGCGTCCATCATGGCGTTCTTCTTGCTCACGTTCCTCGGCCAGCGGGTGGCACCGCTCCCGATTCTCGTCGGCATCGCTATCGTCGCCGGTCTCTTGTCGGGTATCGTCCTCACCGTCGTCGTCGTGACCGTCGTCTTCGCGGGGTACAGACGGGGACGGAACCCCGACACCATCGTCGGCCCACTGGTGACGACCACCGGTGACGTGTTCGGAATCCTGTTCTTGCTCATCGCGGTCCGAACCGTCCTCGCCATCGCTGGGGTGTTCTGA
- a CDS encoding signal recognition particle protein Srp54: MVLDNLGSSLRGSLDKLRGKSRLDEDDVQEIVKEIQRSLLSADVDVSLVMDLSDSIKTRALEEEPPGGTNARDHVLKIVYEELVGLIGESTEIPLESQTIMLAGLQGSGKTTTSAKMAWWFSKKGLRPAVIQTDTFRPGAYDQAKQMCERAEVEFYGDPDCDDPVQIAREGLEATDDADIHIVDTAGRHALEDDLIAEIEEIEDVVQPDLNLLVLDAAIGQGAKDQAQQFDESIGIGGVVITKLDGTAKGGGALTAVNETNSSIAFLGMGETVQDIERFEPNGFISRLLGMGDLKQLSERVERAMSETQAEDEDWDPEEMMKGNFTLKDMQKQMEAMNKMGPLDQVLDMIPGLGGGLKDQLPDDAMDVTKDRMRSFEVIMDSMTEDELENPRIIGASRVKRIAQGSGKDEETIQELLEQHRMMEQTIKQFQGMGDGDMQRMMKKLQQQGGGGGGMGGLGGMGPF; the protein is encoded by the coding sequence ATGGTACTCGATAATCTCGGGAGTTCTCTCCGCGGCAGTCTCGACAAGCTGCGGGGTAAGTCCCGTCTGGACGAGGACGACGTTCAGGAGATTGTCAAGGAGATTCAGCGCTCCTTGCTCTCCGCCGACGTCGACGTCAGCCTCGTCATGGACCTCTCTGACTCCATCAAGACCCGGGCGCTGGAAGAAGAGCCTCCGGGTGGGACGAACGCCCGCGACCACGTGCTGAAAATCGTCTACGAGGAACTCGTCGGTCTCATCGGTGAGTCGACGGAGATTCCGCTCGAATCACAGACTATCATGCTCGCCGGCCTCCAGGGGTCGGGGAAGACGACCACCTCTGCCAAGATGGCGTGGTGGTTCTCGAAGAAGGGCCTCCGCCCGGCGGTCATCCAGACCGACACCTTCCGGCCCGGTGCGTACGACCAGGCCAAGCAGATGTGTGAACGCGCCGAGGTCGAATTCTACGGCGACCCCGACTGCGACGACCCGGTGCAAATCGCACGTGAGGGCCTCGAAGCCACCGACGACGCCGACATCCACATCGTCGACACGGCCGGTCGTCACGCGCTCGAAGACGACCTCATCGCCGAAATCGAAGAGATAGAAGACGTCGTCCAACCCGATTTGAACCTGCTCGTCCTCGACGCGGCAATCGGGCAGGGCGCGAAAGACCAGGCTCAGCAGTTCGACGAATCCATCGGTATCGGTGGCGTCGTCATCACCAAACTCGACGGGACGGCGAAGGGTGGCGGTGCCCTGACCGCCGTCAACGAGACGAACTCGTCTATCGCCTTCCTCGGGATGGGTGAGACCGTTCAGGACATCGAACGGTTCGAGCCCAACGGCTTCATCTCGCGTCTCCTCGGGATGGGCGACCTGAAGCAACTCTCCGAACGCGTCGAACGCGCCATGTCCGAGACCCAGGCCGAAGACGAGGACTGGGACCCCGAGGAGATGATGAAGGGGAACTTCACCCTCAAGGACATGCAAAAACAGATGGAGGCGATGAACAAGATGGGGCCGCTCGACCAGGTGCTCGACATGATTCCGGGTCTCGGTGGCGGTCTGAAGGACCAACTGCCGGACGACGCGATGGACGTCACCAAAGACCGGATGCGGTCGTTCGAGGTCATCATGGACTCTATGACCGAAGACGAACTGGAGAACCCGCGCATCATCGGTGCCTCGCGTGTGAAGCGCATCGCACAGGGCTCTGGGAAGGACGAGGAGACGATTCAGGAACTCCTCGAACAACACCGCATGATGGAACAGACCATCAAGCAGTTCCAGGGCATGGGCGACGGCGACATGCAGCGGATGATGAAGAAACTCCAGCAGCAAGGTGGCGGCGGTGGCGGTATGGGTGGCCTCGGCGGTATGGGTCCGTTCTAA
- a CDS encoding D-2-hydroxyacid dehydrogenase, producing the protein MTRILVLDQPAHDIPAEEYADALRERLPDATVVHPKTTAETLEAAATVDVITGTYLQRDVLTAADELRLFAGAAAGYDHLPMEMLRERDVTVTNASGVHGPNIAEHVVGWLLTITRRLDEGIRRQERREWRSFQAYGELKGSTVTVVGLGAIGQAVVERLDPFGVETIGARYTPEKGGPTDRVLGFDDLESALVETDYLVLACPLTDETEHLIDQQAFFALPNHAVLVNVARGGVVDTDALVSSIQRGYLRAAALDVTDPEPLPENHPLWSFENVFITPHVAGYTPQYFTRLADILAENVERLESGDGDTTLRNQVLPETPRTSPDES; encoded by the coding sequence ATGACGCGAATCCTCGTCCTCGACCAACCCGCACACGACATCCCCGCCGAGGAGTACGCCGACGCCCTCCGCGAGCGACTTCCCGACGCGACAGTCGTCCACCCGAAGACGACGGCCGAAACGCTCGAAGCCGCGGCCACAGTGGATGTCATCACCGGGACGTACCTCCAGCGCGACGTACTCACCGCCGCCGACGAACTCCGACTGTTCGCCGGCGCTGCCGCAGGGTACGACCACCTCCCGATGGAGATGCTACGCGAGCGAGATGTCACGGTCACGAACGCGTCCGGTGTCCACGGACCCAACATCGCCGAGCACGTTGTCGGATGGCTCTTGACGATTACCCGCCGCCTCGACGAGGGAATCCGCCGACAGGAGCGCCGCGAGTGGCGGTCGTTTCAGGCCTACGGCGAACTCAAGGGGTCGACAGTCACCGTCGTTGGGTTGGGCGCAATCGGGCAGGCCGTGGTCGAGCGTCTCGACCCCTTCGGTGTCGAGACCATCGGCGCTCGCTACACACCCGAAAAAGGCGGACCGACGGACCGAGTCCTCGGCTTCGACGACCTCGAATCAGCCCTCGTCGAAACGGACTACCTCGTCCTCGCGTGTCCGCTGACCGACGAGACGGAGCACCTCATCGACCAGCAGGCGTTCTTTGCCCTGCCGAACCACGCCGTCCTCGTGAACGTCGCTCGGGGTGGTGTCGTCGACACCGACGCACTCGTCTCCTCGATTCAGCGTGGGTACCTTCGGGCCGCCGCACTCGACGTGACTGACCCGGAACCGCTCCCTGAGAACCATCCCCTGTGGTCCTTCGAGAACGTCTTCATCACCCCCCACGTCGCGGGCTACACACCGCAATACTTCACTCGACTGGCGGACATCCTCGCTGAGAACGTCGAACGGTTGGAGTCGGGAGACGGAGACACCACTCTTCGCAACCAAGTGCTTCCCGAAACCCCACGTACTTCACCCGACGAGTCGTAG
- a CDS encoding LysE family translocator, with protein MSSIAFGLQPTTILAFSGAAIALILTPGPDTMYVLARGLDGRESGVRSAFGIATGVLFHTMLATLGVAALLQTVPEAAAVVQYVGAAYLVYLGVVALRDDEFDPAVETDASGSFRRGVLVNALNPKVALFFLAFLPGFAGRGPGAGERMAFLGALYAVLTAIYLSAVALGADRLGDTLAETRVSRVLNYVGAGTMLLLGVVLALE; from the coding sequence ATGAGCAGTATCGCATTCGGACTGCAACCAACCACGATTCTCGCCTTCTCTGGGGCGGCAATCGCGCTCATTCTCACACCCGGTCCGGACACGATGTACGTCCTCGCCCGCGGCCTCGACGGGCGCGAATCGGGTGTCCGCTCGGCGTTCGGTATCGCAACCGGCGTCCTCTTTCACACGATGCTCGCCACGCTCGGTGTCGCCGCGCTGCTCCAGACAGTGCCCGAAGCGGCCGCGGTAGTCCAGTACGTCGGGGCGGCGTATCTCGTCTACCTCGGCGTGGTTGCCCTCCGTGACGACGAGTTCGACCCGGCCGTCGAGACGGACGCCTCGGGAAGTTTCCGGCGCGGCGTCCTCGTCAACGCCCTGAACCCGAAAGTCGCACTGTTCTTTCTCGCGTTTCTCCCCGGGTTCGCCGGGCGTGGCCCCGGCGCAGGTGAACGAATGGCCTTCTTGGGCGCACTGTACGCGGTACTCACCGCTATCTACCTCTCCGCCGTCGCACTCGGAGCCGACAGACTCGGCGACACCCTCGCCGAGACGCGGGTGAGTCGCGTCCTCAACTACGTTGGTGCGGGGACGATGCTGTTGCTCGGTGTCGTACTCGCGCTGGAGTGA
- the ftsY gene encoding signal recognition particle-docking protein FtsY translates to MFDGLKKKLNRFREDVEDTAEEKAEAAEAEAEAADASADADAEVDETAAETDGVSADPDEAVTSTTETVDDSQDDVAPADTPARDAETEDAADVDGETPESLASDAAKEALSTRDESDSSSSKSRLKRAAAFATGKVVIEEEDLEDPLWELEMALLQSDVEMQVAEEILETIREKLIGETRKQVQSTGQLVEEALHDALYEVISVGQFDFDQRIAEADKPVTLIFTGINGVGKTTTIAKLARYFETQGYSTVLANGDTYRAGANEQIREHAEALDKKLITHEQGGDPAAVIYDAVEYADAHDIDIVLGDTAGRLHTSNDLMAQLEKIDRVVGPDLTIFVDEAVAGQDAVERARKFNDAAAIDGAILTKADADSNGGAAISIAYVTGKPILFLGVGQGYDHIERFDPEAMVDRLLGHDE, encoded by the coding sequence ATGTTCGACGGACTGAAGAAGAAACTCAACCGCTTCCGGGAAGACGTCGAAGACACCGCCGAAGAGAAGGCTGAAGCGGCAGAAGCCGAGGCTGAAGCGGCAGACGCAAGCGCAGACGCTGACGCGGAAGTCGACGAGACAGCGGCGGAGACGGACGGTGTGTCCGCCGACCCCGACGAAGCAGTCACTTCGACCACCGAGACAGTCGACGACTCGCAGGACGACGTTGCACCCGCGGACACACCCGCTCGCGACGCGGAGACCGAAGACGCCGCGGACGTCGACGGCGAGACTCCCGAGTCGCTCGCATCGGACGCGGCGAAGGAAGCACTGTCCACGAGAGACGAGAGCGACTCGTCGTCCAGCAAGAGTCGCCTGAAGCGCGCCGCCGCGTTCGCAACCGGGAAAGTCGTCATCGAGGAAGAAGACCTCGAAGACCCACTGTGGGAACTCGAGATGGCGCTCCTCCAGAGCGACGTCGAGATGCAGGTCGCAGAGGAGATTCTCGAGACCATCCGCGAGAAACTCATCGGCGAGACGCGAAAGCAGGTCCAGAGCACGGGCCAACTCGTCGAAGAGGCACTCCACGACGCGCTCTACGAAGTCATCAGCGTCGGCCAGTTCGACTTCGACCAGCGCATCGCCGAGGCGGACAAGCCTGTCACCCTCATCTTCACCGGCATCAACGGCGTCGGGAAGACGACGACTATCGCCAAACTCGCCCGCTACTTCGAAACGCAGGGCTACTCGACGGTCCTCGCAAACGGTGACACCTACCGCGCCGGCGCGAACGAGCAGATTCGAGAGCACGCGGAGGCACTCGACAAGAAACTCATCACCCACGAACAGGGTGGCGACCCGGCGGCCGTCATCTACGACGCCGTCGAATATGCCGACGCGCACGACATCGACATCGTCCTCGGCGACACGGCCGGTCGCCTGCACACGTCGAACGACCTCATGGCGCAGTTAGAGAAGATAGACCGCGTCGTCGGCCCTGACCTCACCATCTTCGTGGACGAGGCAGTCGCCGGACAGGACGCAGTCGAACGCGCCCGCAAGTTCAACGACGCGGCGGCCATCGACGGCGCGATTCTCACGAAGGCCGACGCCGACTCCAACGGTGGTGCGGCAATCTCAATCGCCTACGTCACGGGCAAGCCAATCTTGTTCCTCGGCGTGGGGCAGGGATACGACCACATCGAGCGGTTCGACCCCGAAGCGATGGTCGACCGTCTCCTCGGACACGACGAGTAA
- the pfdA gene encoding prefoldin subunit alpha, whose amino-acid sequence MGGGQQQLQQLSQELQALDEEIESLEGEVSDLNDEKAEIDEAVEAIETLETGSTVQVPLGGDAYLRAEVQDIDEVIVSLGANYAAEQNQSDAVEALRRKQDMLDEEIASIRGQIDELEEESEQIEQQAMQAQQQMQQQQMQQMQQQMQGEGEDGDDE is encoded by the coding sequence ATGGGCGGCGGTCAGCAGCAACTCCAGCAGCTCTCGCAGGAACTGCAGGCACTCGACGAGGAAATCGAATCGCTCGAAGGTGAGGTCTCCGACCTCAACGACGAGAAGGCCGAAATCGACGAGGCCGTCGAAGCAATCGAGACGCTCGAGACGGGTTCGACCGTGCAGGTCCCGCTGGGTGGCGACGCGTACCTCCGCGCCGAAGTGCAGGACATCGACGAGGTCATCGTCTCGCTCGGTGCCAACTACGCGGCCGAGCAGAACCAGTCTGACGCCGTCGAAGCACTGCGCCGCAAGCAGGACATGCTCGACGAGGAAATCGCGAGCATCCGCGGTCAAATCGACGAACTCGAAGAAGAGAGCGAACAGATAGAACAGCAGGCGATGCAGGCCCAACAGCAGATGCAGCAGCAGCAGATGCAGCAGATGCAACAGCAGATGCAGGGCGAAGGCGAAGACGGCGACGACGAGTAA
- the rpl18a gene encoding 50S ribosomal protein L18Ae: protein MSQFTISGRFTSRGVTHEFTKTVDAPNENVARERAFSLIGSEHGIKRTKVDLTEVSAA from the coding sequence ATGAGCCAGTTCACTATCTCTGGACGCTTCACGAGCCGTGGAGTGACCCACGAGTTCACGAAAACTGTGGACGCACCCAACGAGAACGTCGCACGAGAACGTGCCTTTTCTCTCATCGGAAGTGAGCACGGCATCAAACGTACGAAGGTCGACCTCACGGAGGTGTCCGCAGCATGA
- a CDS encoding translation initiation factor IF-6, with protein sequence MLRASFAGSSYIGVFARATDDVLLVRPDADDSLAERMAEELDVPVVKTTVGGSGTVGALATGNENGLLVSSRATTREKEALAEVVDLPVYELPGRINAAGNVVLANDYGAYVHADLSGEAVSAVEEALEVPVERGDLADVRTVGMAAVATNRGVLCHPKSREPELEALEALLDVRADLGTINYGGPLVGSGLVANDESYIVGEETTGPELGRIEDALDYID encoded by the coding sequence TTCGCTCGGGCGACCGACGACGTCCTCCTCGTTCGCCCCGATGCCGACGATTCACTCGCCGAACGGATGGCCGAGGAACTCGACGTGCCGGTGGTCAAGACGACCGTCGGCGGGTCAGGAACTGTCGGTGCGTTAGCCACGGGTAACGAGAACGGACTGCTCGTCTCGAGCCGTGCGACGACCCGCGAAAAGGAGGCACTCGCCGAGGTCGTAGACCTCCCCGTCTACGAACTCCCCGGTCGCATCAACGCCGCTGGGAACGTCGTTCTCGCGAACGACTACGGCGCGTACGTCCACGCAGACCTCTCCGGCGAGGCCGTCTCGGCCGTCGAAGAGGCACTGGAAGTTCCCGTCGAACGCGGTGACCTCGCCGACGTTCGAACCGTCGGGATGGCGGCCGTCGCCACCAACCGTGGCGTCCTCTGCCACCCGAAGTCTCGCGAACCCGAACTCGAAGCGCTCGAAGCGCTCCTCGACGTTCGCGCGGACCTCGGAACCATCAACTACGGTGGACCGCTCGTCGGGTCTGGCCTCGTCGCCAACGACGAGTCGTACATCGTCGGCGAAGAGACGACCGGTCCGGAACTGGGTCGCATCGAAGACGCCCTCGACTACATCGACTGA